TGACAGACCGACGTCTCAGGAGAAGCCAGTTGCCAGATTTCTATGTGACATTCATTTCCCAATCACGAAAAGCCGCTTCCCCCTCTTTAAGAAATACACGGAATGATGATAACTATCACCCTTAAAAAACAATTACGAGCCATGCCTTTATTACCAGCACtcgagagcagaggcaggcggatctctgtgagctcgaggccagcctggtctacagagtgagttctaggatagccagaggtacacagagaacccatctcagaaaaaaacaaaaccaaaaacaaacaaacaaacaaacaaaaaactaaacaaaaccagTCCCCGGAATgaagatagctcagcagtgaacccaacaccttcttctgaccccacaccccaggcaccaggcatacatatgattcacagacatgcatgtaggcaagaCATTcatcaacataaaaataaatctttaaaaaaaaaaaaaaaacagatgtggGGCTTCCCCAGCCCTTTCTCCATGGCTCATTACATGTATCATGTTTGTTGAATTGGGCATCAGAGCATTTTAAAACCTATGAAGGTTTGAACCACAAATATTTGCCAATCAGCAAGCAACCTTGCCCCAGACAGTCATGAAGTTAAGGGCACTGATGCCCCAGGACACTGTCAGGTTGAGATCTGAGCAGGtcaagagggagaagagagggcagaagccAGCCTTTCCCAGAAGGCTGGGGGAGGTCCGGCCACCTGCTAAGAAGGCAGAACAGACTGAACTGCCCAGCAGGTAGGAGTTCAGATGTGCCTCTTCCGTCTTCAACTCATAAAGCAATAATGACGAAGTTTAAGGATTCAGGGCTAAGGTGACAGCTCATTTCTAAGTCCGCAAACTCAGAAGCTGGATAGACAGGCACCTTCACACACCTAACAGTACCTGCATGGGAAAGTACCCTAGTGCGCAAGTTCCACACCCCTGTGATCTCGGCAGCATTTATTACCCCTGGGAAACCCAGAGGGCTGGGGGCCTGTTCAAGCATCTGAGCCCCTCAGAAACACGGAACCGACCAGTGTCTACCGCTCTTCCCATCACGTGCACCTAACCACAAAGCAGGAAGTGTGGCCCAACTCTGGTTTAGAGCCCACAGTGGCACCTTGTTGGCCACCATACGTACCTGGACGTCTCTCTGCACAAGGGACATGTCCACGTTTGTGCTCTCATCACGGTTTCCCTGAAAGGAAGGAAGCTGTAACGTCAAGCCACTTTTTGGAAGCTCACACCCCTCCCTCTCATTCATCTGCCAGTGCTTTGATGcacccctcttcctctcccacctTCCAATTTCCTCTCCAACATCCCGTTGTGAGGAaggtacctgagagagagagatgaggagcCGCTGGAAGTGTCCTGATGTGTCACTTCGAATGGCCTCCTCCAGAgtctttttaaattctgaaagACACACACCAGGCCTGCTACCTCTAAAGATATAGTTAACATGGGGAGGGGGATTGGCATGACAAGGGTCCATGGGTCTCAATCAGACTGGAGGTGACAGGTGTCCCATCGAACCTTCTAGGATCATATAAGTTTATGACTCCAGGCTGTTCTGACCTCTGGTCAGGCCTGGCCCAAAGTCCACAAGATTTTCCCCGCCCTTCCCAACCACAGGCACCTGCCCTGTATGTAAACAGCATGCAGGGCTAGGCTTTGGATCAAAGCCCAGAGTTGGGCGTGACAGGAAATAGGGGATAAAGAGGCCAAGGACACTGAGGCCTCGGAAGcaaaaccatctgtaaggagcagaggccagggagcTTCCAACCTGTTTTGTAGGCTCTGTTTAGTTCCTGGATGTGTTCATTACTTCGGGAAGCGAGGATTTCAATCAGGCAGGCCTCATCAGTACCAGCTCCCTATGGTAGCAAGAGAATAAAATAGACCTCTTGCTGGTGACTGGGCCCTCACTAGCTTCCAGAAAGACATCAGCAACACACATACCCCACTCATGCCTGAGAAGCCAGCTTCCCTTCCAGCCCTAGACAATGAGATAAGGACACAGTAAGCACCACATGTGGGGTCATCCCCATGCACCAGGAAACTGAATGAGAAAAGGGGAAGTATACAGTGACTATCCCACGCCACACCCAGCTGAGTCAGGCTGAGGTGCACATCAAAGTGTTTCTGCCAAGTTCTGGCCCTGAGTGAGATAGTGAACAGAAGCACAGTCCAAAAGTAAGATTATAACGGATACGAAAAAGCTAGAGTCCCGAGTGAACTGTCTGGAGACATCTAGGAAAATAAGCCAGAAGGGACAAAAGGAATGGCTGTGCCCAGGACAGCAGGAAGGTAGAAAAcaggatggaggcctggctttTGTATCAGCCTGAATCTTAGCTCTGCAGCTCACTGTGTAACCTCGAACAAGTTTCTTGTCTATAAAGGGAGTGTTTGTGTGCCTACCTCCCAAGGAGTCCTTAGTGGGACTGAGTGGGCTAATTTGTGGAGAACATCTAGCTGACGTGGTGTTTTATGATACCACGGCTGGCATGCTACTAACTTACAAAGGATGGGTACCTTATCCAAATCTTCCTGTATGTCCTGAAAGAATATCCACTGTCTCCTCTCACGATGCTCAGGGGCACAACAGCTATTCAGCACACCTGTGATGTTCTAGCATTCTGCCAACTTCTCCTAAAACTGGAGGTGGGTTCTGAACACTCTCAGGCCAAGGCCATTGTCACCCTGTCTGTCCTTAGCACCCTCTAGTCTACAACAGGCGTTGGATTTCAGGCGGTCTTCTCTCCCTTCCAGACCACATACAAAGCTCTCAACCTCTAGTGGAGGTGGAATCTGTTGTACTCAGCATGCCGGCATCTCAGTGAGTAGCTCCATCAGGGTGCTGAGTAGAGACCCACCTCTACTCACAGGACACACAGCCAGGTGGCTGTAGAGCCCACACAGGACCTGCCCCATGGTCAAAATCTACTAGACCTAGGAAGACAGACAGTCAAGTTAAGCTGCAGGAAAAGGCCCCGTGAGGAATTTGGGTTCTTCTAGAGTTGGATGTCTGGGAAGGGGCAGATGTGGGGACAGACATCTCTGATACAGCACAGGACAGACCCAGCAGCCAGGAGAGTGAGGTGGTGCTCAGAAAGCAGTGGAGACAAAGGCAAAAGTCTCTGTCTGTGTCCTAGTTCCAGCCCTACCTCTCCCACCCCTAACTGGAAGGTGTTCTTCTCTGTTGCTCTGGCTCCTCAGACACGCTGTGATTTGCCAGCAAGGGTTCTACTGAGTGAGAAGGATCAACAACAGCCTTAAGCCCCTCTGTCATCTGTGTCCTCCACAACCCCAGCCTGGTCCTCTCCTGAGATGGAGACAGATAGGCCCTGTGAGGAATAACATGTTACCTGCCTCTCTAAAAAGCTACTATGCGCTCCTTCTAAATCTCATGGGCTGTAGCCAGGAATGCCCAGAAGTCAGGGTAGGCAGCACCTAGTGAGTAGGTAACACATCACCCAGTCCTCTCACGCCCGAACCGTggctatgcacacacatgacagcaGGCACCCACAAGCACAAGGACACACCTTGATGGCTTCCTTTATCTCACAGACATCAAACAGGACCGGGGTCTTCATCAGGGCCAGGATAGTCTTCTCAAAGTTTCCTGACAGCTCTGATTTTAGGTCTTTGATTAAATCCTGAttggacaaacaaacaaaatacacagaTGCAAAACACTGCAGCAGACGATGGGGCTGACAGTATCAGTCCAGCCATGGGAAGAAGCCTGAGCAAGAGCACTGACATGTTCCATATTAATGTACCTTACCTAAGACTCAAAACCCAGGGAGCTCAAAATGCAACCCTCTTAAGCCTTTTCCATCAAAGCCCTTCCATTAACTAAACctcctgggtcccctgcaagcaGAGGAGGGAAAATGGAGGCTGGGTAGGGGGAAAAAATGACCTACCTACAGACTTGATTAGGCAAAGCCAAAGCTAGACCCCGAAACAATCTTAACTAAGCCTGTTCCATCCTGGAGATCTAGTCCTATGAGGTCCCAGTTCCGGAAAAGCGGAGTAAGTGGGCCTATAGCTATGCTGGTTGTAGGCCCTGGAGCTGGGCTTAGGAGAACCAGGCCTCAGTGGTCTTCCTGCATTCCCCTCTGCTCCTCACCTTGCCATAGGCTGTCTTGAAGGACAAGAGGATCTGCTGCCGCTGCCTGTTAGAACGGCTCCCTAAGCAATCGATGATGGCTTGTTCATCCGTTCCtaaggcagaggaaggagcaggCATGCTGTGGGTTAAGAGGATGCTCTACAGTGTGGCCATGGGCTCTCCAGTCATTCTCCTGGACATCTAAGACAGCTCTTCTTTCATCTCCATGGCCAGGCTTGCCTACCCCTCCCACACAGTGAACtgcccagggatctgcctgcctttgcctcagtCTAGTCTCTTACCAAAGCCCTTCATGGCCTTCCGAAGGACCTCAGCATCTCGCAAGGGGTCAAATCCAGAAGCATCTGTGATGGTGCCTCGGTTTCCATACTACTCAAACAAATAACCACAGGTAAGATGACCCACCCATGCCACCCTAAGGTGCAAGactcttccacctcctcctatGCCCCAGATAATGCCCCGTTCTCTAAGAGCTGAGGTACCTAAAGGAAACTCAAAGTCAAAAAAAAGTACTAGACATAAATACCCCAAGGCTCATGTGTCGATGGTGCTGTTTAGAAACCAGTTACTGTTAGAAGTGGTTACTGGGAAGACAGTAGGTCACTAGGGGTAGAACAGGTCCTTGAAGGGGATATTGAGGCCCGTGCCCCTTTCATTCCTTGCTTCCCGTCTGCTAGGAGGTATAGACAGCTTTGATTCTTACAATGATGTTCTTCCCACCACAGGCCCTCAGTGACAAGGACCAAGCAGCCAAAGTCAACCTTCCTCCTTTTAAGGTGTGTTTCCTTCAGGTATTTATACACAGGCTTACTGTTGCCTAGTGAGTGATCTTTTTAGTGGCCAGTATGTGCTGGTCATCAAGGCAGTAAGGACGTATGCTCAGAGAAGAGATAAGGGAGCGAGAGTGGGTACCAGTGCAGAGGGAAAGAGTGGGCAGTAGTACGAGGGGAGGAACGGAAGGAAGGAGAGGTAATGGACCCTCTGTCTCAAAGTAGTAAGCCAGCACACACCACTAGCCCCGTGTTTGGCTGGTTTGGTTATGTAACCATGACAATGAATTCTAGGCATCGCAAACATGCACTGATCTCCAGAATGAGCCTAGATAAACCCTAGCAGAACTGCTAATCTTCCCTACTCAGAGAGGGTTCTGAGAATCCTTTACATTTGTCTAGGGGACCCCATAATGGGCCTGTTGGGCATGAGGCCATGAGACTGAAGGCCTTAGGAGTCATCTCACACGAGGAGCAACCGCCAGGGCAGTGCTTCCTGACCTTAAGGAGTATGCCCTGGGGTGGGAGCACAAGAGAAATCAGCATGCTTTTGCTAAAACAGTATGCTGTAACTAGAGGTCTGAGCTTCTCCCTTGTTACTTCAATCCCCCAAGGCCTTACTGGCTGGACCAGAGTCCATCCTTTGAACTCAGTTTGGACAGTACTCACCTGGACTGGAGGAACAGCAGGGGTAACAGTACCAGATCCTGAGTATCCTGGATAACTTGGCACTGGCTGCTGCCCAGGGGGTGGcattggtgactgtccaggataGGTCATTGGAGGCTGTCCAGGATAGGCCCCTGGGGTTTGCTGCCCAGGGGGTGGCATGGGTTGGCCTGGCACAGGGGCCCCTGGGTATGATGGATATGAGGGCATCCCAGCAGGTGGGTTTCCCCCTGGGGGTGGGTACATTCCATAAGGAGGGACAGGCTGCTGGGCAGGAGGGGGCTGCCCAAAGCCACCAGGGGGGACTGGAGGATAGCCACTTCCAGGAGCTCCAGGATACAGGTTTGGCATGTTGGCGCCTCCAAATGTCCCAGACATGTTGCTTGCCTGCCAAGTACACAAAGTAGAGCCTGAGACTCATAGGCCCAGAAAGGTCAGTACCCTGCCTCTCTACCCTTATGGAGTTTACCAACGGCTCTAGGTAAGGAGCCCCCTACCAGAACCGCCCCTCCCACAGCACTATGCAATGAATGCAGGCACCATTCTGCTGGCTCAGTCCTATCCCCACCCCAATGGGACAAGAAAGGCAGTCCCACCATGGATGATGGGTACACTTGCTCAGTGAGCAGAGCAACTGGACTCTGACATGGATCACTCTGTATGTAAATCAGACTCTCCAACCCTTCTGGAAATGGAAACATGGAAGATGAGGCTGCTTCTTTCAACTAAGACTAATTGGGCAGAGCCAACCACTCAAGGAATCAGAAAGTAGAGGGGCCCCTTCTGTAGGCATGGGGTGGCCCCATCACATGAGTCTGCTAATAGTCAATTGAGGTAGGTGGGGCTTGGGCAGGTTTGCATGTGCCCAGAACAAAAGACTGAATCTTCACCTCAGCCTCTGATGCCCAATGCAGAACGGGTCCCACCATCTTCATCCCTCACTTCCCTTTGTCAACCACAAAGACCTATTCTTCACTGTCCCCAAGCTCATCAGGCCCATGGCCATCTCAAGGACTGGCTGTTCCTAGACATTCACATAGCATATTTCTCTACCATGTCAGATCTTGGTTCAAAGTCCCTTTTCATCTCGCACT
The sequence above is drawn from the Chionomys nivalis chromosome 5, mChiNiv1.1, whole genome shotgun sequence genome and encodes:
- the Anxa11 gene encoding annexin A11, whose protein sequence is MSYPGYPPPAGGYPPAAPGGGPWGGAAYPPPPSMPPIGLDNVANYAGQFNQDYLSGMASNMSGTFGGANMPNLYPGAPGSGYPPVPPGGFGQPPPAQQPVPPYGMYPPPGGNPPAGMPSYPSYPGAPVPGQPMPPPGQQTPGAYPGQPPMTYPGQSPMPPPGQQPVPSYPGYSGSGTVTPAVPPVQYGNRGTITDASGFDPLRDAEVLRKAMKGFGTDEQAIIDCLGSRSNRQRQQILLSFKTAYGKDLIKDLKSELSGNFEKTILALMKTPVLFDVCEIKEAIKGAGTDEACLIEILASRSNEHIQELNRAYKTEFKKTLEEAIRSDTSGHFQRLLISLSQGNRDESTNVDMSLVQRDVQELYAAGENRLGTDESKFNAILCSRSRAHLVAVFNEYQRMTGRDIEKSICREMSGDLEQGMLAVVKCLKNTPAFFAERLNKAMRGAGTKDRTLIRIMVSRSEIDLLDIRAEYKRMYGKSLYHDITGDTSGDYRKILLKICGGND